A stretch of the Lepidochelys kempii isolate rLepKem1 chromosome 15, rLepKem1.hap2, whole genome shotgun sequence genome encodes the following:
- the PLBD2 gene encoding putative phospholipase B-like 2 isoform X1 — protein sequence MAMAMSARRRPRPPLALLLLLLGLLPPARPLSGPETRRSSVLLDPASGQLRIVPGWDPAAVAWANLTDRIQDTGWSFLELATSEKYNDSLQAYAAGLAEASVSEQLIYMHWMNTMVGYCGPFKYQTVYCEKLKSYIETNLAWMEEQMEKGDLEYWYQVRLALLQLKGLEDGYNGRVAFPTGRFSVAPFGFLLFQLGGDLEDLESALNRTERKHTLGSGSCSALIKLLPGNQELLVSHDTWNTYQSMLRIIKKYMLPFRTSAHSDDMISGHIQTFSSYPGTIFSGDDFYILSSGLVTLETTIGNSNAALWKYIHPEGSVLEWLRNIVANRLARSGAEWAAIFQQFNSGTYNNQWMIVDYNTFLPGKAGLQQGVLTVLEQIPGLVVVADKTEELYQKGYWASYNVPYFEQIFNASGQLELVKKYGDWFTYDKSPRAQIFRRNQTLVQDMDSMIQLMRFNNFLKDPLSRCQGCDPPQNAENAIAARSDLNPANGTYPFAALRQRSHGGTDMKITSYAMAKGYSLIAACGPTWDDVPPFQWSTSPYSNLLHMGHPDLWKFPPIKIWWD from the exons atggcaatggcaatgagcgcccgccgccgcccccgcccgcccctggccctgctgctgctgctcctgggcctCCTGCCGCCCGCCCGGCCCCTCTCCGGGCCCGAGACGCGCCGCAGCTCGGTGCTGCTGGACCCCGCCTCGGGCCAGCTGCGGATCGTGCCGGGCTGGGACCCCGCCGCCGTCGCCTGGGCCAACCTCACCGACCGGATCCAAGACACGGG GTGGTCCTTCCTGGAGTTGGCCACCAGCGAGAAGTACAATGACAGCCTGCAGGCCTATGCTGCAGGACTGGCCGAAGCCTCTGTGTCTGAGCAG CTCATCTACATGCACTGGATGAACACCATGGTGGGCTATTGCGGCCCCTTTAAATACCAGACTGTCTACTGCGAGAAGCTGAAGAGCTACATTGAGACCAACCTGGCCTGGATGGAGGAGCAAATGGAGAAAGGAGATCTGGAGTACTGGTACCAG GTGCGTCTGGCTCTGCTGCAGCTCAAGGGCCTGGAGGATGGTTATAACGGGCGAGTGGCTTTCCCGACTGGACGGTTCTCAGTCGCCCCGTTTGGCTTCCT cttgtTCCAGCTGGGTGGGGACCTGGAGGACCTGGAATCAGCCTTGAACAGAACGGAAAGGAAGCACACACTGGGCTCAGGGTCTTGCTCCGCGCTCATCAAACTGCTGCCGGGGAACCAGGAGCTCTTGGTCTCCCATGACACCTGGAATACTTACCAGTCCATGCTGCGCATCATCAAGAAATACATGCTGCCCTTCCGGACCTCAGCCCACA GTGATGACATGATCTCAGGGCACATCCAGACATTCTCGTCCTATCCCGGCACCATCTTCTCAGGAGACGACTTCTACATCTTGAGCAGTGGCTTG GTGACTTTGGAAACCACCATTGGAAACAGCAATGCTGCCTTGTGGAAGTACATCCATCCGGAAGGGAGTGTCCTGGAGTGGCTGAGAAATATAGTGGCAAACCGGCTAGCCAGGAGCGGGGCCGAGTGGGCTGCCATCTTCCAGCAGTTCAACAGTGGCAC GTACAACAACCAGTGGATGATTGTAGATTATAACACCTTCCTGCCAGGCAAAGctggcctccagcagggggtgctcacGGTGCTGGAGCAGATCCC ggggcTGGTGGTCGTGGCTGACAAAACAGAGGAGCTGTACCAGAAGGGGTACTGGGCCAGTTACAATGTGCC gtACTTTGAGCAGATCTTCAATGCTAGTGGCCAGCTGGAGCTGGTGAAGAAATACGGCGACTGGTTCACCTACGACAAAAGCCCCCGGGCCCAGATCTTCAGGCGCAATCAGACGCTCGTCCAAGACATGGACTCCATGATCCAGCTCATGAG GTTCAACAACTTCCTGAAGGACCCACTGTCCCGGTGCCAGGGCTGCGACCCGCCCCAGAACGCCGAAAACGCCATCGCCGCCAGGTCCGATCTGAACCCTGCCAACGGGACCTACCCCTTTGCCGCACTGCGCCAGCGGTCGCACGGAGGCACGGATATGAag ATCACATCCTATGCGATGGCCAAGGGCTACAGCCTGATTGCCGCCTGCGGGCCCACCTGGGACGATGTCCCCCCTTTTCAGTGGAGCACCTCTCCCTACAGCAACCTGCTTCACATGGGGCACCCCGACCTCTGGAAGTTCCCCCCCATCAAGATCTGGTGGGACTGA
- the PLBD2 gene encoding putative phospholipase B-like 2 isoform X2, with product MAMAMSARRRPRPPLALLLLLLGLLPPARPLSGPETRRSSVLLDPASGQLRIVPGWDPAAVAWANLTDRIQDTGWSFLELATSEKYNDSLQAYAAGLAEASVSEQLIYMHWMNTMVGYCGPFKYQTVYCEKLKSYIETNLAWMEEQMEKGDLEYWYQVRLALLQLKGLEDGYNGRVAFPTGRFSVAPFGFLLFQLGGDLEDLESALNRTERKHTLGSGSCSALIKLLPGNQELLVSHDTWNTYQSMLRIIKKYMLPFRTSAHSDDMISGHIQTFSSYPGTIFSGDDFYILSSGLVTLETTIGNSNAALWKYIHPEGSVLEWLRNIVANRLARSGAEWAAIFQQFNSGTGLVVVADKTEELYQKGYWASYNVPYFEQIFNASGQLELVKKYGDWFTYDKSPRAQIFRRNQTLVQDMDSMIQLMRFNNFLKDPLSRCQGCDPPQNAENAIAARSDLNPANGTYPFAALRQRSHGGTDMKITSYAMAKGYSLIAACGPTWDDVPPFQWSTSPYSNLLHMGHPDLWKFPPIKIWWD from the exons atggcaatggcaatgagcgcccgccgccgcccccgcccgcccctggccctgctgctgctgctcctgggcctCCTGCCGCCCGCCCGGCCCCTCTCCGGGCCCGAGACGCGCCGCAGCTCGGTGCTGCTGGACCCCGCCTCGGGCCAGCTGCGGATCGTGCCGGGCTGGGACCCCGCCGCCGTCGCCTGGGCCAACCTCACCGACCGGATCCAAGACACGGG GTGGTCCTTCCTGGAGTTGGCCACCAGCGAGAAGTACAATGACAGCCTGCAGGCCTATGCTGCAGGACTGGCCGAAGCCTCTGTGTCTGAGCAG CTCATCTACATGCACTGGATGAACACCATGGTGGGCTATTGCGGCCCCTTTAAATACCAGACTGTCTACTGCGAGAAGCTGAAGAGCTACATTGAGACCAACCTGGCCTGGATGGAGGAGCAAATGGAGAAAGGAGATCTGGAGTACTGGTACCAG GTGCGTCTGGCTCTGCTGCAGCTCAAGGGCCTGGAGGATGGTTATAACGGGCGAGTGGCTTTCCCGACTGGACGGTTCTCAGTCGCCCCGTTTGGCTTCCT cttgtTCCAGCTGGGTGGGGACCTGGAGGACCTGGAATCAGCCTTGAACAGAACGGAAAGGAAGCACACACTGGGCTCAGGGTCTTGCTCCGCGCTCATCAAACTGCTGCCGGGGAACCAGGAGCTCTTGGTCTCCCATGACACCTGGAATACTTACCAGTCCATGCTGCGCATCATCAAGAAATACATGCTGCCCTTCCGGACCTCAGCCCACA GTGATGACATGATCTCAGGGCACATCCAGACATTCTCGTCCTATCCCGGCACCATCTTCTCAGGAGACGACTTCTACATCTTGAGCAGTGGCTTG GTGACTTTGGAAACCACCATTGGAAACAGCAATGCTGCCTTGTGGAAGTACATCCATCCGGAAGGGAGTGTCCTGGAGTGGCTGAGAAATATAGTGGCAAACCGGCTAGCCAGGAGCGGGGCCGAGTGGGCTGCCATCTTCCAGCAGTTCAACAGTGGCAC ggggcTGGTGGTCGTGGCTGACAAAACAGAGGAGCTGTACCAGAAGGGGTACTGGGCCAGTTACAATGTGCC gtACTTTGAGCAGATCTTCAATGCTAGTGGCCAGCTGGAGCTGGTGAAGAAATACGGCGACTGGTTCACCTACGACAAAAGCCCCCGGGCCCAGATCTTCAGGCGCAATCAGACGCTCGTCCAAGACATGGACTCCATGATCCAGCTCATGAG GTTCAACAACTTCCTGAAGGACCCACTGTCCCGGTGCCAGGGCTGCGACCCGCCCCAGAACGCCGAAAACGCCATCGCCGCCAGGTCCGATCTGAACCCTGCCAACGGGACCTACCCCTTTGCCGCACTGCGCCAGCGGTCGCACGGAGGCACGGATATGAag ATCACATCCTATGCGATGGCCAAGGGCTACAGCCTGATTGCCGCCTGCGGGCCCACCTGGGACGATGTCCCCCCTTTTCAGTGGAGCACCTCTCCCTACAGCAACCTGCTTCACATGGGGCACCCCGACCTCTGGAAGTTCCCCCCCATCAAGATCTGGTGGGACTGA